In Hymenobacter sublimis, a single genomic region encodes these proteins:
- a CDS encoding (Fe-S)-binding protein, giving the protein MPAPQVDLFIPCFVDQLFPATAMNMVKVLESVGCQVHYNANQTCCGQPAYNAGYKEQSCDVARKFLDDFPTQQERYIVSPSASCIGMVRNTYADLFEGTSDSGRYHGVQRRAFELTEFLVDVLGVTSIPKAQLTGKYTYHDSCSALRECGIREAPRQLLDAISGLERLEMAETETCCGFGGTFAVKFEAISVAMAEQKVEHALATGADYLISTDTSCLMHLDAYIRREKKPLKTLHVADVLASGW; this is encoded by the coding sequence ATGCCAGCCCCTCAAGTCGACCTGTTCATTCCTTGCTTTGTAGACCAGCTATTTCCTGCTACCGCCATGAACATGGTAAAGGTTTTGGAATCGGTGGGCTGCCAGGTGCACTACAACGCCAACCAAACCTGTTGCGGGCAACCGGCCTATAACGCTGGCTACAAGGAGCAAAGCTGCGACGTAGCCCGCAAATTCCTCGACGACTTCCCGACTCAGCAGGAGCGTTACATTGTGAGTCCCTCGGCTTCCTGCATAGGCATGGTGCGCAATACCTACGCCGATTTGTTTGAAGGCACCTCTGACTCCGGCCGCTACCACGGGGTGCAGCGCCGAGCCTTCGAGCTGACTGAATTTCTGGTGGACGTGCTAGGCGTCACTTCCATTCCCAAAGCCCAACTCACGGGCAAGTACACCTACCACGACTCCTGTTCGGCCCTGCGCGAGTGCGGCATCCGGGAAGCTCCGCGCCAGCTCCTCGACGCCATTTCGGGCCTGGAACGGCTAGAAATGGCCGAAACCGAAACCTGCTGCGGCTTTGGCGGCACCTTCGCTGTGAAGTTCGAAGCCATTTCTGTTGCCATGGCCGAACAAAAGGTAGAGCACGCCCTGGCCACTGGCGCCGACTACCTCATCAGCACCGACACGAGCTGCCTCATGCACCTCGATGCCTACATCCGCCGCGAGAAAAAGCCCCTCAAAACCCTGCACGTAGCGGATGTACTGGCTAGTGGGTGGTGA
- a CDS encoding hydroxymethylglutaryl-CoA lyase, translating to MLHLTECPRDAMQGWSTFIPTTDKIAYLNALLRVGFDTLDFGSFVSPKAIPQLADTAEVLEALDLSHSATHLLAIVANLRGAETAAQYPQIRFIGFPLSVSETFQQRNTNKSIAEALDDVARMQELCARTGQEQVVYLSMGFGNPYGDAWSPAVLGEFTQKLADLQVGIVALSDTIGVSTPTTIGPAFRELTAAFPQIRFGAHLHTTPDTWREKVQAAYEAGCRHFDGALGGYGGCPMAADQLTGNMPTEHLLEFAREVGAEPNLRLEALPAAMQLNQRIFMGH from the coding sequence ATGCTCCACCTCACTGAGTGCCCCCGCGACGCCATGCAGGGCTGGTCGACATTCATTCCCACGACCGATAAGATTGCCTACCTCAATGCCCTGTTGCGAGTGGGGTTCGATACGCTGGATTTCGGCTCTTTCGTGTCGCCGAAAGCCATTCCGCAGCTGGCTGATACGGCCGAGGTGCTGGAAGCTCTGGACCTGAGCCACTCAGCTACCCATCTGCTGGCCATTGTCGCCAACCTTCGCGGGGCAGAAACGGCCGCCCAGTACCCTCAGATTCGGTTTATTGGCTTTCCGCTGTCGGTGTCTGAGACCTTTCAGCAGCGTAATACCAACAAAAGCATAGCCGAAGCCCTCGACGATGTAGCCCGCATGCAGGAGCTGTGCGCCCGCACCGGGCAGGAGCAGGTAGTGTACTTGAGCATGGGCTTTGGCAACCCCTACGGCGACGCCTGGAGCCCGGCCGTGCTGGGCGAATTCACGCAGAAGCTGGCCGACCTGCAGGTAGGTATTGTGGCTTTATCTGATACCATTGGGGTGTCTACGCCGACTACCATCGGTCCGGCCTTCCGGGAGCTGACGGCTGCTTTCCCGCAGATTCGCTTTGGCGCCCACCTGCACACTACCCCCGACACCTGGCGCGAAAAAGTGCAGGCCGCCTACGAGGCCGGCTGCCGCCACTTTGACGGGGCCCTGGGCGGCTATGGCGGCTGCCCCATGGCCGCCGACCAGCTCACCGGCAACATGCCCACTGAGCATTTGCTGGAGTTTGCCCGCGAGGTAGGCGCCGAGCCAAACCTGCGGCTGGAAGCATTGCCAGCCGCAATGCAATTAAATCAGCGCATTTTTATGGGGCATTAA